In Papaver somniferum cultivar HN1 chromosome 1, ASM357369v1, whole genome shotgun sequence, a genomic segment contains:
- the LOC113299680 gene encoding ATP synthase mitochondrial F1 complex assembly factor 2-like, producing the protein MSFYLRSWRGQSSFQSRLHSLWLKSSRNVESVSLSFYRSRFFTAAEKAEPEAASSSSSFTFSSGEAAEDDKFKKDDDIHIKVKKMSSRDSTSVTMPMSFMTGSVVGKRFYTEVTTRLADDSNGWSVMLDFRTLKTPSKRTLKLPTLFLAKAIAAEWEYQQDDGIRPFTMPLMELACTALERVPLTRTKIIENLMKRFNQDLVFCRYPGDNDVSIKILERQVEKIDPLLEWVESEFGFKPVVYSSFFGGKQEDGLANAVQSFLKKMDDCELAAIDAMAASSHSLIVSIGTFCGRLQIEEAIELIRLEEDVQVDRWGLVEGGHDVDIAGLKAQFSSAVVFLGLSRRF; encoded by the exons ATGTCTTTCTACCTACGTTCTTGGAGGGGACAATCAAGCTTTCAATCCCGTCTTCATTCACTTTGGTTGAAGTCGAGCAGAAATGTCGAATCTGTTTCATTGTCGTTCTATAGAAGCAG ATTTTTCACTGCTGCTGAAAAAGCTGAACCAGAGGctgcttcttcatcatcatctttcaCATTTTCTTCTGGCGAAGCAGCAGAAGATGATAAATTCAAGAAAGATGATGACATCCATATCAAGGTGAAAAAGATGAGTTCAAGAGACTCAACATCGGTTACTATGCCGATGTCTTTCATGACAGGGTCTGTTGTAGGAAAGCGATTCTACACAGAGGTCACTACCAGGTTGGCTGATGATAGTAATGGATGGAGCGTCATGCTTGACTTCAGAACCCTTAAGACTCCTTCCAAGAGAACCCTTAAGCTTCCTACTCTTTTCCTCGCCAAGGCCATTGCAGCAGAGTGGGAGTACCAA cAAGACGATGGGATCAGACCCTTTACAATGCCTCTCATGGAACTTGCTTGTACTGCATTAGAGAGAGTTCCGCTAACTAGAACGAAaataatagaaaacctaatgaAGAGGTTCAATCAAGATCTAGTCTTCTGCCGTTATCCGGGTGACAATGATGTGTCCATCAAAATCCTTG AACGACAAGTTGAGAAGATTGATCCACTGCTTGAATGGGTAGAGTCTGAGTTTGGTTTTAAGCCTGTTGTGTACTCGAGTTTTTTTGGTGGCAAGCAGGAGGATGGTCTTGCTAACGCTGTTCAAAGTTTTTTAAAGAAAATGGATGACTGTGAGTTGGCAGCTATAGATGCAATGGCTGCATCCTCCCACTCACTAATCGTATCTATTGGAACCTTTTGTGGGCGGTTGCAGATTGAGGAGGCTATTGAGTTGATTAGACTTGAAGAAGATGTGCAG GTTGACCGGTGGGGTCTAGTTGAGGGTGggcatgatgttgatattgcggGTCTAAAAGCACAGTTCTCATCCGCTGTTGTTTTCCTAGGATTGTCTCGAAGGTTTTAG